A single genomic interval of Helianthus annuus cultivar XRQ/B chromosome 13, HanXRQr2.0-SUNRISE, whole genome shotgun sequence harbors:
- the LOC110901364 gene encoding uncharacterized protein LOC110901364 produces the protein MFDVTRVVLKGIIEDTSHATGFQRGDANIAYSYLQSFEFVLALRLMKGVIGRTDTLCQALQKKSQDILNAMEHDIDMPDFSVTYTSTRYRPRKKDLQITFEHYYRVDLLTKTLDRQLYELDSRFNEQVIELLFLSATLCSKEINVDQIVLLGEKNYLKDFTDMRGINYIINWRLFKLKGQIMPS, from the exons ATGTTTGATGTCACCCGTGTTGTTCTCAAGGGAATAATTGAAGACACGTCTCATGCTACTGGTTTTCAACGTGGAGATGCTAATATAGCTTACAGTTACTTGCAATCATTTGAGTTTGTGCTTGCTCTTCGCTTGATGAAAGGAGTAATAGGAAGAACTGATACACTTTGTCAAGCATTACAAAAGAAATCCCAAGACATCCTTAATGCAATGGA GCATGACATAGACATGCCCGATTTTAGTGTGACATATACTTCTACTCGGTATCGGCCTCGTAAAAAAGATCTTCAAATTACATTTGAACATTATTACCGAGTAGATTTGCTTACAAAGACATTAGACAGACAACTATATGAGCTGGATAGTAGATTCAATGAGCAAGTGATAGAGTTGTTATTTCTTAGTGCGACTTTATGTTCAAAAGAGATTAATGTTGATCAGATTGTTCTTCTTGGTGAGAAAAATTATCTTAAAGATTTTACAGACATGAGAGGAATCAATTACATTATCAATTGGAGACTTTTCAAGTTGAAAGGACAAATAATGCCAAGCTGA
- the LOC110901365 gene encoding uncharacterized protein LOC110901365: MIGDGEGMSELMDWGIRGARVSNQEDDDELFLIRVVERMIGGMIGDDVFVEKESIKESESDVKSENVESESEEKSESESEGFGKPEIKSVKEEKVFEKIDPITETPCENCLKPCMDCLEKDKQFQELKKYTNNVKFDLNDVKEAYDTLSRSIKMIQMESIENDKATKFFKETVMEKQMEINIHLDTIASLKKELELMRIETERVDKKLISYISSSYVIDQIVPQQTDAKPAFNNVPPPILCQGKNKIITSFFKRKNEEQIEGIDDENHDIKRQKALTSELVNEPINEADQNNQHEYDVPQNRQENINEVDVSSLERDPAKRLEMWKYPVNIREQVRLSYISLRVYQIKLEEYKSRGPKNNLRRFKYAWLVNDGDKCPLLMHVKSSKHKKAFVFYSNLLNQEAHLENFIEKQSEEQIRKNCLRLKTTIDVVRWLTYQACALRGHDESPTSKNQGNFHELLKRLAYYNDDVAKVILKNAPYNSKYISSDIQQEILSIMENKVRKHIRSELRDAWFCVMVDESRDESKTSIWR; this comes from the exons ATGATTGGTGATGGTGAAGGGATGAGTGAATTGATGGATTGGGGAATTCGTGGAGCTAGGGTTTcgaatcaagaagatgatgatgaattgttCTTGATTCGGGTTGTAGAGAGGATGATTGGTGGAATGATAGGTGATGATG TGTTTGTCGAAAAGGAGTCAATAAAGGAGTCCGAGTCCGACGTTAAATCAGAAAATGTGGAGTCCGAATCAGAAGAGAAGTCAGAGTCTGAGTCTGAAGGGTTTGGTAAACCAGAAATTAAATCTGTTAAagaagaaaaggtttttgaaaagaTTGATCCAATTACTGAAACACCATGCGAAAACTGTTTAAAACCCTGCATGgattgtcttgaaaaagacaaacaGTTTCAAGAATTGAAGAAATATACTAATAACGTAAAATTTGATCTTAATGATGTGAAAGAAGCTTATGACACTTTATCACGttcaatcaaaatgattcaaaTGGAAAGTATAGAAAATGATAAAGCTACTAAGTTTTTCAAAGAAACTGTCATGGAAAAGCAGATGGAGATTAACATTCATCTGGACACAATCGCATCTTTGAAAAAGGAACTTGAATTGATGCgtattgaaacagaaagagttgaTAAGAAATTGATCAGTTACATTTCTTCATCTTATGTGATTGATCAGATTGTTCCTCAACAAACTGATGCTAAACCTGCTTTCAAcaatgttccacccccaat ATTATGCCAAGGGAAGAATAAAATCATAACTTCTTTTTTcaaaagaaagaatgaagaacaaATAGAGGGAATTGATGATGAAAACCATGATATTAAACGTCAAAAAGCCTTAACAAGCGAACTGGTTAATGAACCGATTAATGAAGCGGACCAAAACAATCAACATGAGTATGATGTTCCTCAAAATCGACAAGAAAACATCAATGAAGTGGATGTTAGTAGTCTAGAAAGAGATCCTGCTAAGCGACTTGAAATGTGGAAATATCCGGTTAATATAAGGGAGCAAGTGAGACTGTCTTATATATCGTTAAGAGTGTATCAAATAAAGCTTGAAGAGTATAAGTCTAGAGGTCCAAAGAATAATCTTCGTAGATTTAAATATGCTTGGCTTG TTAATGATGGGGATAAATGTCCATTGTTGATGCACGTTAAATCTTCAAAACATAAAAAGGCTTTTGTATTCTATAGTAACTTGTTGAACCAAGAAGCACACCTTGAAAATTTCATTGAAAAGCAAAGTGAAGAGCAAATAAGGAAGAACTGTTTAAGATTAAAAACCACAATTGATGTAGTTCGTTGGTTGACATACCAAGCTTGTGCTTTACGAGGACATGATGAATCTCCCACATCTAAGAATCAAGGTAACTTTCATGAATTGCTAAAACGTTTAGCTTATTATAATGATGATGTTGCAaaggttattttgaaaaatgCTCCTTATAATTCCAAGTATATATCTTCCGATATTCAACAAGAAATTCTTAGTATTATGGAAAATAAAGTTCGAAAGCATATACGTAGTGAATTGAGGGATGCATGGTTTTGTGTCATGGTTGACGAGTCACGGGATGAGTCGAAAACGAGCATATGGCGATAG